The genomic region gcgccacccgggaggccctgctGCAGGTTTATTTAATACGATTTTATTTCTGGAACAGTCTATACATACTGCACAGTAGATGTGTTGCATTGTACCTCATAGTATGCCTTGAGCAGCCCAGGGTACTTGCTCCTGGTGTCTTGCTCTTTGACTTCTGTGATTTCCCCCTCCTCTAGACTATGTTTGTTGAAGATTTCATCCTGTGTGTAGACCTGCATCTCCATCTCAAACTGctccacaatcctctccttcaCTATGTTTGACTGCTGTTCCTGGAttgtttcaatttttttctgagtttaaacAAAGATGAAGATTCCATGAGGACATAAAGAATCTTGGATGCAGGGAGGCAGTGAAATAGTGTTACTGTTTCAGAACAAAGTTCAGTTCGACATGCTCTAAGCATCTTATGGTGTTTTATTTTGAACGTTTCAAGCTACAATCCTACAATGGACAACCTGTAAATTGGAATTATTAATTAAAATACATTGTGATTTTTAAGTGGTACTTTGCCTCATGTTTCCCTGCTTCTTGCTAGTGCCACTAACTAAGATTTCCATTTCAGCCTAAAATCACAGAATTGTATGATTATAATGTCAGAGCGCTTAACAGTTTACAATTGTCATTACCTTTGAGACTTGATGAAGATAAGGATAATTCTTAAAGCTCTCTTTGGACAAATGATCAAATTGCTTCTGCACCATCTCtgaaaaaccaaaacaaatgtattcGGTAAGGAGATGTTAAAAGAGACAAATGTATTCGGTAAGGAGATGTTAAAAGAGACAAATGTATTCGGTAAGGAGATGTTAAAAGAGACAAATGTATTTGGTAAATATATTccacaaaatgtttttatttaaaggGATAGTACAGCCAAATTACAAGTCAATAGTCCCAATATTATAATTTGTTTGTGCTTCATGTCCAAATTATCAATAAGTAACTTCATTGAGCTACACAATCAATTGGAGATACATTAGGATCATTTGGACATGAAGAGAACaaatggaaacaggtgaataaAACCAAAGCGTGGATTGGTcacaccttgtccatagactgcttccAGGGTAaagaaaccaatatgtcattttgtaatttgagtgAACTATTCCTTCAACATGTCCTATTTAGTCAATTAAAGTTtaaatgtcacgtgcacaagtacaatgAAATGCCGTTCTTACAAACTCTAAACTCAACAAGGAAGCCCttaaaataacaaagtagaacaaaaacactagagaaataaaaagaacaCGAGAAACTAAGtaagttccagggtcagtagttaaatacatgaacagttccagggtcagtagttaaatacatgaacagttccagggtcagtagctatatacagggacagttccagggtcagtagctatatacagggacagttccagggtcagtagttaaatacatgaacagttccagggtcagtagctatatacagggacagttccagggtcagtagctatatacatggacagttccagggtcagtagttatatacagggacagttccagggtcagtagctatatacatggacgttcagggtcagtagctaatATAGGTAACAGtttccagggtcagtagttatatacatGAACATGTtgccagggtcagtagctatatacatggacagttccagggtcagtagcttatATAAGCGGACAGTTCCAAGGTCAGTCAGTTATATACATGACAGTacagggtcagtagttatatacatGGACAGTTACAAGGGTCATAAGCTATATTacaggacagttccagggtcagtagctatatacagggacagtttccagggtcagtagctatatatacaggacagttacagggtcagtagctcATTATATAcatggacagttccagggtcagtagctatatacatgggacagttacagggtcagtagctatatatagGTTaccagttccagggtcagtagctatattacagggacacttccagggtcagtagctatacacatggacagttccagggtcactAGCTATAtatagggacagttccagggtcagtagttatattACATGGGACAGTTACACGGGTCAGTAGCTATACACATGGACAGTTTCCAGGGTCAGTTAGCTATattacagggacagttccagagtcagtagctatatacatggaagttacagggtcagtagctatatacaaggacagttccagggtcagtagctatatatagggacagttccaggtcagtagctatatacatggtcagttccagggttagtaggctatatatagggacagttctagggtcagtagctatatatagGGACCAGTTCCAGGGTCATTAGCTATATatgggacagttccagggtcagtagctatgcCCCATAAAACCTTGTTTCCTACCTTTTGGTGAGGTTATTTCTATAACATGTACACTAataatcgggaagcaagtacaggaagtgaatttaataaataaacaaacatgaaacaaaacaagaaacatgagtagcgtacagacatgaaacacagtaacagaaacaataacacctgaggaaagaaccaaagggagtgacagataYaggggaggtaatcaggaaggtgatgRAGTCCAGGTGARTCTCATGAGGCGCAGGTGYKCRTAACGATGRWGGCAGGTGKGCGTAATAATGAATAAACTGGTGACAACMAGYgccagagggggagagatggagtagACGAGACAAGGGCTTTTGGTCACTTACCTCTGATTGTCTGTAGTGTCATCATAGCTGGTCTCTTAAGTTCAGMCACTAGTTTCTGAACAACATGTTGAAATACCCTGTAGTTACTGAATCCTGGCAGCTCACTTCCCCTGTGCTCCTGATCRTATTCATCCACCACTTGTTGCACTACTTTGTGGTCTAAATTCAGGAAAACAATGTTAATAATGTATTGGAGATTATAATCCCTGTTGTATGACATAACTATTAGTAGTATAATAATTATATCAGTAAATATTATagatatttagaaacataaatatTTATTGGTTAGACATGGTAATATGATGAGCAATACCCAGGGTATTCAAAATTGTACCTACAATGTGATTTGGCATTTTTGAGACGTTCCATCCACTCTGTAAATTCCTTTCGCATGAGCtcaaacaggttttcctcaacGATAATATCCCCTTGGGACAGTTGGGTAATCTGCTCATTGAACTCTGTTATGACCTGAAGATGGAAACATATCATAATAAAACAtacctgtttaaatgtttaatatttaatCCTTTTAGATTASTGTTTAATGAAATTGCTCCACAAGACCCATCCATCCTTACGTCTTCTACAGATATTAAACAAGAACTATCTTACACTGGCTTGTCCAAGTGTATTTGTAAAATCAGCTGTCAATGTAAAGTATTGTTTAACCTGGTGACAAACATAATCAGGGGAAATTAAGGAAAGAGAGTGGAGGAAGTGGGAGTGTTGAGAACATTATAATGCTGTTTTATTTATCTTTCTGGACAGTGCGTCTACTCTTACACCTGTGTTGCAAATCTGACCAATCCGAATGGCAGAGGATGTGCAACAGAGTTGATGCCTTTACACCAGGTACCATTGCCCAAATTCTCTATAGGACATTCTCCTGACAATTTACCAAACCATGACAATAACACACCTGGACTGCTGTGGAACAGTATGGCTTCCAACCCTACATCAGACACTTTTATAGAAATGATGTACAAAAKAAGAAGTTTRCGAAGCTGAAAGATGGAAAGGTGAAAKATGTACTCACCTGAATGAGGTACTTCCTCTTCTCTTCAGGTTCCATTGGAGGCCCGCCCTCTATTTGACTCAACGAATGC from Salvelinus sp. IW2-2015 unplaced genomic scaffold, ASM291031v2 Un_scaffold3744, whole genome shotgun sequence harbors:
- the LOC112076425 gene encoding interferon-induced GTP-binding protein Mx-like, which codes for MAQQVDPEGTRTLAILTKPDLIDPGAEKNVLEIVHNRVIFLNMGYVIVKCRGQKQIDENMSISRAIEEELEFFRNHEHFRSLLREEKATTKCLANKLSNALVKQIKKYLPQMSEKIKEQLGEVKHSLSQIEGGPPMEPEEKRKYLIQVITEFNEQITQLSQGDIIVEENLFELMRKEFTEWMERLKNAKSHYHKVVQQVVDEYDQEHRGSELPGFSNYRVFQHVVQKLVXELKRPAMMTLQTIREMVQKQFDHLSKESFKNYPYLHQVSKKKIETIQEQQSNIVKERIVEQFEMEMQVYTQDEIFNKHSLEEGEITEVKEQDTRSKYPGLLKAYYEIVVQRLADQVPMLIRYFILKQSAKIVCSEMLDLLHRDDTDNILQEDSEIGQYRAKLLAQADRLILANDKISSL